A section of the Streptococcus oriscaviae genome encodes:
- a CDS encoding ABC transporter ATP-binding protein, giving the protein MSKVIDVKNLSKNFKDKKALFGISFEVYQGDCLALIGPNGSGKTTLFNCLLGDYHPSAGDIALLGMGTRSPELKEKVGILFQENLTEQKMKVKELLDFQKAIYPNPLTDQQIDNLLRFSDQQKDQFAEKLSGGQRRLLAFVQVLIGQPDIIFLDEPTAGMDTSTRIRFWEIVGDLKKAGKTIIYSSHYIEEVEHTADRILVLHQGQLLRDTTPYLMRAEERVKVFTLPTDYLPLFEEQAIEDLVIKADTISFSSTKPQTIWDLLAEARCPIEDIKMTNRTLLDTIFENEKEIANGSAAGKKNKSA; this is encoded by the coding sequence ATGTCCAAAGTGATTGACGTGAAGAATCTCAGTAAGAACTTCAAGGATAAGAAAGCCTTGTTCGGCATATCCTTTGAAGTCTATCAGGGAGACTGTCTGGCTTTGATTGGGCCAAATGGTTCCGGAAAAACCACCCTCTTTAACTGCCTGTTGGGCGACTACCATCCTAGCGCTGGCGATATTGCCCTGCTGGGGATGGGGACCCGCTCTCCAGAGCTCAAGGAAAAGGTTGGCATCCTCTTTCAGGAAAACTTGACCGAGCAAAAAATGAAGGTCAAGGAACTCTTGGATTTCCAGAAGGCCATCTATCCCAACCCCTTGACTGACCAGCAAATTGATAATCTCCTGCGATTTAGTGACCAGCAGAAAGACCAATTTGCAGAAAAATTATCAGGCGGTCAGCGCCGTCTCCTAGCCTTTGTGCAGGTTTTGATTGGCCAGCCAGACATTATTTTCCTGGATGAGCCGACCGCTGGCATGGACACCTCTACTCGGATTCGTTTCTGGGAGATTGTCGGGGATTTAAAGAAGGCTGGCAAAACCATCATCTACTCCAGCCACTACATCGAAGAAGTCGAGCATACAGCTGACCGCATTTTGGTCCTCCATCAAGGACAGCTCCTGCGGGACACCACTCCTTACCTCATGCGGGCCGAAGAAAGGGTCAAGGTCTTCACCCTGCCAACCGACTATTTACCGCTCTTTGAAGAGCAGGCAATTGAAGACCTGGTCATTAAGGCAGACACCATTTCCTTTAGCAGTACAAAACCGCAAACCATCTGGGACCTCTTAGCGGAAGCCCGCTGTCCGATTGAAGATATCAAGATGACCAATCGGACGCTCTTGGATACTATTTTTGAAAACGAGAAGGAGATAGCAAATGGCTCTGCTGCTGGCAAAAAAAATAAGTCAGCCTAG
- a CDS encoding ABC transporter permease, which produces MNTFQAILKQEYLISKRSISNLLVSIGMPVAFFLLFTNILANENMMPAEIAKDFVRQYMMQMTAFSSLSFTFFSLPFAFQEDRNGNRLRTIQHSPIPIWQYYASKIIGILAHFVLAIIAIFVVGYVVKDIRMPLTDWFMCALILFGGAICFMPFGALIAHIKSTQTLSIVSNIFYLGLALLGGLWMPIQIFPDFLKNLAKLTPTYHLNNLIISYFDKDFSVQSLLILLGYAIISLGIALAVGKKLEVK; this is translated from the coding sequence ATGAACACCTTTCAAGCAATTTTGAAACAGGAATACCTGATCAGCAAACGGTCCATCTCCAATTTGCTTGTCTCAATTGGTATGCCTGTTGCCTTTTTCCTGCTCTTTACCAATATTTTGGCAAATGAAAATATGATGCCAGCTGAAATTGCAAAAGATTTTGTGCGTCAGTACATGATGCAGATGACTGCCTTTTCCAGTCTCAGTTTTACCTTCTTCTCCCTGCCCTTTGCCTTCCAAGAAGATCGCAATGGCAATCGCCTGCGGACCATTCAGCACAGTCCCATCCCTATCTGGCAATACTATGCCAGCAAAATCATTGGAATCTTAGCCCACTTTGTCCTAGCCATTATCGCCATTTTCGTAGTAGGCTATGTGGTTAAAGATATCCGTATGCCGCTGACAGACTGGTTCATGTGTGCCCTGATATTATTTGGCGGTGCCATCTGCTTCATGCCCTTTGGTGCCCTTATCGCTCACATCAAATCCACCCAGACCTTGTCTATCGTTTCCAATATCTTCTATCTGGGGCTGGCCCTCTTAGGAGGACTTTGGATGCCTATCCAAATTTTTCCAGATTTTTTGAAAAACTTGGCCAAACTGACCCCAACCTACCACCTCAACAATCTCATTATTTCCTATTTTGACAAGGATTTTTCCGTTCAATCCCTGCTAATTCTTCTTGGATATGCTATCATATCTTTAGGAATAGCTTTAGCTGTCGGAAAAAAACTTGAGGTAAAATAA
- a CDS encoding sensor histidine kinase, translating into MFHPYKRSDLLFYVGFVFMIFPIGGVFWTDYYPAWTLLPSILFALAYLTIIHIKDQYPKLIAGLWFYLLAYIVYMTLTINGSMMWFFFFLTNLLTYRFKDDFKHYRFISTLIGLLAATGSGLLRSDNLINKIFPIAVLFFILVIYFVQKKGLKEDEMKEKIYQQNKTINLLAAENERNRIGRDLHDSLGHTFAMMTLKTELALKQLDKENLTAVRKELEELNQISKKSMKDVRQLVNNLKYRTVTEELDNIREMFALSGIALEVENTVNTNQLSPVIQSSITMILRELTTNIIKHAKASHCQISLTRAGKIIIQVTDDGRGFPPLTGQELHSIKERLQLVKGQVDILSPANPTSIRVILEEGELP; encoded by the coding sequence ATGTTTCATCCCTACAAACGGTCCGATCTCCTCTTTTATGTTGGTTTTGTCTTTATGATCTTTCCAATTGGAGGAGTCTTTTGGACGGATTATTATCCAGCATGGACCCTGCTTCCATCTATCCTTTTTGCCCTAGCTTATCTAACGATTATTCATATCAAAGACCAGTACCCTAAACTCATCGCCGGTCTCTGGTTCTATCTCTTGGCCTATATCGTCTATATGACCTTGACCATCAATGGTTCAATGATGTGGTTCTTCTTCTTTTTGACCAATCTTTTAACCTACCGTTTCAAGGATGATTTTAAACACTACCGTTTTATTTCAACCCTGATTGGACTGCTGGCAGCAACTGGTTCAGGACTCCTTCGCTCTGACAACCTCATCAATAAGATTTTCCCAATCGCTGTCTTGTTCTTTATCTTAGTTATCTATTTTGTCCAGAAAAAAGGACTAAAAGAAGATGAAATGAAAGAAAAAATCTACCAGCAAAACAAGACCATCAACCTGCTGGCTGCGGAAAATGAGCGCAATCGGATCGGCCGTGATTTGCATGATAGTCTGGGCCACACCTTTGCCATGATGACCCTGAAGACCGAGTTGGCCCTCAAACAGCTGGACAAGGAAAATCTGACAGCGGTTAGGAAGGAACTGGAAGAGCTCAACCAAATCAGCAAGAAATCCATGAAGGATGTCCGTCAGCTGGTCAACAATCTCAAATACCGAACCGTCACAGAAGAACTGGACAATATCCGCGAGATGTTTGCCCTGTCAGGGATTGCATTAGAAGTTGAAAACACCGTCAATACCAATCAACTCTCCCCAGTCATCCAGTCCAGCATAACCATGATTTTGCGGGAATTAACCACCAATATCATCAAGCATGCCAAGGCCAGTCATTGCCAGATCAGCCTAACACGAGCTGGCAAGATTATCATCCAAGTCACCGATGATGGCCGAGGCTTTCCGCCGCTGACAGGCCAAGAATTGCATTCCATCAAGGAGCGCTTACAGCTGGTAAAAGGACAGGTCGACATCCTATCCCCAGCCAATCCCACCAGCATCCGCGTCATCCTAGAGGAAGGAGAACTGCCATGA
- a CDS encoding response regulator transcription factor, with protein MKLLVAEDQSMLRDAMCQLLLMEEDVEAIFQANNGQEAIEILGKQPIDVAILDIEMPYKTGLDVLEWARANHPTVKIIIVTTFKRVGYFQRAIKAGVDAYVLKDRSISDLMTTVHTVLAGRKEYSPELMETVMNHDNPLSTQEQRVLELIAAGKTSKEIASQLFLSDGTVRNYTTSIFNKLSANNRVEAINIAQENGWI; from the coding sequence ATGAAATTATTAGTTGCTGAAGATCAATCCATGCTCCGAGATGCCATGTGCCAGCTTCTTCTCATGGAGGAGGATGTGGAGGCGATTTTTCAGGCCAATAATGGCCAGGAAGCCATCGAAATCCTAGGAAAACAGCCCATCGATGTGGCTATCCTAGACATTGAAATGCCCTACAAGACTGGTTTGGATGTCCTAGAGTGGGCACGCGCCAACCATCCCACCGTCAAAATCATCATCGTGACCACCTTCAAGCGTGTGGGCTATTTCCAACGAGCCATCAAGGCTGGCGTCGACGCCTATGTCCTAAAGGACCGCTCCATCTCAGACCTCATGACCACTGTCCACACAGTTCTGGCTGGCCGCAAGGAGTATTCTCCCGAGCTGATGGAAACCGTCATGAACCATGACAATCCCTTGAGTACCCAAGAACAACGGGTGCTGGAGTTGATTGCCGCAGGCAAGACCAGCAAGGAAATCGCCTCCCAGCTCTTTCTATCAGACGGAACCGTCCGCAATTACACCACTTCCATCTTCAACAAGCTCAGCGCCAACAACCGCGTCGAAGCCATTAACATTGCCCAAGAAAATGGCTGGATATGA
- a CDS encoding SdpI family protein: MKKINLNLLILTSILTLLPILVGLILWKDLPASLPSHFGLDGQADGFSSKLEVVFLIPLVMLGLHLFAVIVTSLDPKASHVSPKMKILVYWLVPLISGLVQLSIYGAALGIIANSTRIGLVMVGIVFLVVGNYLPKTKQNYTVGIRLPWTLDSEENWNKTHRLAGRLWVLGGTIILLNGFLSWAVLYVFFGVLLVMVLVPIFYSYWISRSY; the protein is encoded by the coding sequence ATGAAAAAAATCAATCTTAACTTACTCATCCTAACATCCATCTTAACCCTTTTGCCTATCTTGGTCGGGCTTATCCTATGGAAAGACTTACCTGCAAGCCTGCCCAGCCACTTTGGTTTGGATGGTCAGGCTGATGGCTTTTCTAGCAAGCTGGAGGTTGTCTTTCTGATTCCGTTGGTGATGTTGGGATTACATCTCTTTGCAGTCATCGTCACTTCCTTGGACCCTAAGGCTAGTCATGTGAGCCCGAAGATGAAGATCTTGGTCTACTGGTTAGTGCCCCTCATTAGTGGTTTGGTTCAGCTCTCCATTTACGGGGCCGCTCTTGGTATTATCGCCAATTCAACCCGAATCGGTCTGGTTATGGTGGGGATTGTTTTTCTGGTCGTGGGCAATTACCTGCCTAAGACCAAGCAAAACTATACAGTCGGCATCCGCCTGCCCTGGACCTTGGACAGTGAGGAAAATTGGAATAAGACCCACCGTCTGGCGGGCAGACTTTGGGTTTTGGGTGGTACAATCATCCTCCTCAATGGCTTTCTTTCCTGGGCTGTCCTCTATGTTTTCTTTGGCGTCTTGCTGGTCATGGTTCTGGTACCTATCTTCTATTCCTATTGGATTAGTCGGAGTTACTAG
- a CDS encoding autorepressor SdpR family transcription factor, with amino-acid sequence MTFADTFKALSNPVRREILNLLKAGRLSAGEIAGQFKMTGATISHHLSILKKADLITETREKNYIYYDLNASVLEEIMVWFADLRGNHDEKNQS; translated from the coding sequence TTGACCTTTGCCGATACCTTTAAGGCCTTGTCCAATCCTGTGCGGCGGGAGATTCTGAATTTGCTGAAAGCTGGTCGGCTGTCTGCGGGTGAGATTGCTGGTCAGTTCAAGATGACTGGGGCCACCATTTCCCACCATCTCAGTATCCTGAAAAAAGCCGATTTGATTACGGAAACAAGGGAAAAAAATTATATTTACTATGATTTGAACGCCTCTGTATTGGAGGAGATTATGGTCTGGTTTGCAGACCTGCGAGGTAACCATGATGAAAAAAATCAATCTTAA
- a CDS encoding exodeoxyribonuclease III codes for MKLISWNIDSLNAALTAESPRALLSRAVIDTLAAEDADVIAIQETKLSDKGPTKKHIEILETYFPGYQNTWRSSVEPARKGYAGTLFLYKAHLTPTVTFPEIGAPTTMDSEGRIITLEFEDFFVTQVYTPNAGDGLKRLADRQIWDLKYAEYLAELDRQKPVLATGDYNVAHKEIDLANPASNRQSPGFTDEEREGFTNLLAKGFTDTFRHLHGDVLHAYTWWAQRSRTSKINNTGWRIDYWLTSDRIADKVTKSDMIDSGARQDHTPIVMEIEL; via the coding sequence ATGAAACTCATTTCTTGGAATATTGATTCCCTCAACGCAGCCTTGACGGCTGAATCTCCACGCGCCTTATTGTCGCGCGCTGTTATTGATACCCTAGCTGCAGAAGATGCCGATGTCATTGCCATTCAGGAAACCAAACTCTCTGACAAAGGGCCAACCAAAAAACACATTGAAATCTTGGAAACCTACTTCCCTGGCTACCAAAATACTTGGCGTTCTTCTGTGGAGCCCGCGCGCAAGGGCTATGCTGGAACCCTCTTTCTCTATAAAGCTCATTTGACACCGACTGTCACCTTCCCAGAAATAGGGGCACCTACGACTATGGACTCAGAAGGGCGCATCATCACTCTGGAATTTGAAGATTTCTTTGTTACTCAAGTCTATACGCCAAATGCCGGTGATGGTTTGAAGCGCTTGGCAGACCGCCAAATTTGGGACTTGAAATATGCAGAATATCTGGCTGAACTAGACCGCCAGAAGCCTGTTTTAGCAACTGGTGACTATAACGTTGCCCATAAGGAAATTGATCTAGCAAACCCAGCTAGCAACCGCCAATCTCCAGGTTTCACGGACGAGGAGCGCGAAGGCTTTACCAATCTCTTGGCCAAAGGCTTTACAGACACCTTCCGTCACCTACACGGAGATGTCCTCCACGCTTATACTTGGTGGGCACAGCGGAGCCGCACCAGTAAGATAAACAATACGGGCTGGCGGATTGACTATTGGCTGACTAGCGACCGTATCGCGGACAAGGTAACCAAGTCAGACATGATTGACTCAGGTGCTCGTCAGGATCACACTCCTATTGTGATGGAGATTGAATTGTAA
- a CDS encoding arsenate reductase family protein has translation MIVFYEYPKCTTCRAAKAELTKLGLDFEAIDIKATPPSVDQLKSWMEATGLELKKYFNTSGNSYRELGLKDRFDQLTVEEALHLLSQDGMLIKRPLLIKDGKILQIGYRTKYENLDL, from the coding sequence ATGATTGTATTTTATGAGTACCCTAAATGTACGACCTGTCGTGCAGCCAAGGCAGAGCTGACAAAATTGGGCTTGGACTTTGAAGCCATCGACATCAAGGCCACTCCGCCAAGCGTTGACCAGCTTAAGTCTTGGATGGAGGCCACTGGTTTGGAATTGAAAAAGTATTTCAACACTTCTGGTAACAGTTATCGTGAGCTAGGCTTGAAGGACAGGTTTGATCAGCTGACTGTTGAAGAAGCCCTGCATCTTTTATCTCAGGACGGTATGTTGATCAAGCGGCCTTTGCTGATTAAGGATGGAAAAATTCTTCAAATCGGATATCGAACAAAATACGAAAACCTCGACCTATAA
- a CDS encoding methylated-DNA--[protein]-cysteine S-methyltransferase, which produces MKRAAPIFYKKRYSSPLGEMSLVVSDKGLRGVWFVGQKYFEAGLNQELLGESHPILEETARLLDAYFAGENVDFSSLPLDLEGTDFQQKVWAILRTIPAGQVTSYGQIAKDLNHPSPQAIGGAVGRNPISVLIPCHRVLNSQGKLTGYAGGLDKKMWLLQHENPRIEVKE; this is translated from the coding sequence ATGAAACGAGCAGCACCAATCTTTTATAAGAAAAGGTATAGTAGTCCACTAGGGGAAATGTCCTTGGTAGTCAGTGACAAGGGGCTTCGAGGAGTCTGGTTTGTCGGACAAAAATACTTCGAAGCCGGTCTGAATCAAGAACTGCTTGGGGAGAGTCACCCAATCTTAGAGGAAACAGCTCGGCTGTTGGATGCTTATTTTGCAGGGGAAAACGTTGATTTTTCTTCCCTTCCCTTAGACCTAGAAGGAACAGACTTTCAGCAGAAGGTTTGGGCTATTCTGAGAACGATCCCAGCGGGCCAGGTAACGAGTTATGGTCAAATTGCCAAAGACCTGAACCACCCATCTCCTCAGGCAATCGGAGGTGCAGTAGGCCGCAATCCTATTTCTGTCCTCATTCCCTGCCATCGAGTGTTGAATTCTCAAGGGAAACTGACAGGGTATGCTGGTGGTTTGGATAAGAAAATGTGGCTTCTCCAGCATGAAAATCCAAGGATAGAGGTGAAGGAATGA
- a CDS encoding 3-phosphoglycerate dehydrogenase family protein, whose protein sequence is MVYSVRTFNNINQVGLKELGNQFQIDGDHAHNPDAFIIRSENLHGFDFPENLKAIARAGAGTNNIPIDEATEQGIVVFNTPGANANAVKEAVIASILLSARDYIGATAWTNTLTGDDVPKQVEAGKKQFAGTEISGKTLGVIGLGAIGARIANDARRLGMNVLGYDPYVSIETAWSISSHVKRVDDLKDIFKSADYITVHVPLNDKTRDIFSAASFAQMKKGMTIINFARGELIQNQDLFDAIETGVVKQYITDFGTEELLNKPNVLVFPHVGGSTEEAELNCAIAAGQTIRRFIETGEITNSVNFPNMHQALDAPYRITLINRNVPNIVAAISTAVSDLDINIANILNRSKGNYAYTLLDLDEADKAKIDSLVELFKGRDSIIRVRLIENKN, encoded by the coding sequence ATGGTTTATAGTGTACGAACTTTTAATAATATCAACCAAGTCGGCCTCAAGGAGTTAGGCAATCAATTCCAAATTGATGGCGATCATGCCCACAATCCAGATGCCTTTATCATCCGCTCTGAAAACCTTCATGGTTTTGATTTTCCTGAAAACCTCAAGGCTATTGCCCGTGCTGGTGCAGGAACCAATAATATTCCTATTGATGAAGCAACAGAGCAAGGGATTGTTGTCTTCAATACCCCGGGTGCGAATGCTAACGCAGTAAAAGAGGCGGTCATTGCTTCCATTCTCTTATCAGCGCGGGATTATATTGGTGCAACAGCTTGGACCAACACCTTGACAGGAGATGATGTGCCTAAGCAAGTAGAGGCAGGCAAAAAGCAATTTGCTGGAACTGAAATCTCTGGTAAGACCTTGGGAGTGATTGGTCTTGGAGCTATCGGCGCTCGCATTGCAAACGATGCTCGTCGTTTGGGGATGAATGTCTTGGGCTATGACCCTTATGTTTCCATCGAAACAGCATGGAGCATTTCCAGTCATGTGAAGCGGGTGGATGACCTGAAGGATATTTTCAAGTCGGCAGACTATATCACAGTACATGTGCCTTTGAATGACAAGACCCGTGATATTTTCAGTGCAGCCAGTTTTGCTCAGATGAAAAAAGGAATGACCATTATCAATTTTGCCCGCGGGGAATTGATTCAAAATCAAGACTTGTTCGACGCTATTGAAACGGGTGTGGTCAAGCAATATATCACCGACTTTGGTACAGAAGAGTTGCTTAATAAACCAAATGTACTGGTTTTCCCACACGTTGGAGGCTCAACCGAAGAGGCCGAACTCAACTGTGCTATCGCTGCTGGTCAAACTATCCGCCGTTTCATCGAAACAGGGGAAATCACAAACTCAGTCAACTTCCCTAACATGCACCAAGCCCTAGATGCACCTTACCGCATCACGCTGATTAACCGCAACGTACCCAATATTGTTGCCGCGATTTCGACAGCAGTATCTGATCTAGACATTAACATCGCCAACATCCTCAACCGTTCTAAGGGAAATTATGCCTATACACTTTTGGATTTGGATGAGGCGGACAAGGCCAAAATTGACAGTCTGGTTGAACTGTTTAAGGGACGGGATTCAATTATTCGTGTGCGTTTGATTGAAAATAAAAACTAA
- a CDS encoding GNAT family N-acetyltransferase: protein MEIRLAHPNEVAAISQVLQDAKAFLAASGSSQWQGDYPNQEDIFEDILNGHAYVAIVDGQLAAYAAVHRGKEAAYEAIYDGKWQHKNPIYTTFHRVAVAEAFRGQQIVQTFLQGLIEGQKGPDFRCDTHANNLAMQHILEKLGFVYCGKVPIDGERLAYQKIKSKREASLYQEIAEDDRWMLGTN, encoded by the coding sequence ATGGAAATTAGACTAGCACATCCCAATGAAGTAGCGGCTATCAGTCAAGTACTGCAAGATGCCAAAGCCTTTCTGGCAGCTTCAGGAAGCAGTCAATGGCAAGGAGATTATCCTAATCAAGAGGATATCTTCGAGGACATTCTCAACGGTCATGCCTATGTCGCTATCGTTGACGGCCAGCTTGCAGCCTATGCAGCGGTTCATCGTGGTAAGGAAGCTGCCTACGAAGCTATTTATGATGGCAAATGGCAGCACAAAAACCCTATCTACACAACCTTTCATCGGGTCGCAGTAGCAGAAGCCTTTCGGGGACAGCAGATTGTTCAGACTTTCTTACAAGGGCTGATTGAAGGCCAAAAAGGTCCTGATTTTCGTTGTGATACCCATGCAAACAATCTAGCCATGCAACATATCTTAGAAAAACTCGGTTTTGTTTACTGTGGCAAGGTACCGATTGATGGAGAGCGCTTAGCCTACCAAAAAATCAAAAGCAAACGGGAAGCCAGCCTCTATCAGGAAATAGCCGAAGATGATCGTTGGATGCTAGGGACAAATTAA
- the serC gene encoding 3-phosphoserine/phosphohydroxythreonine transaminase, with protein sequence MTIYNFSAGPAVLPKPVLEKAQAEFLDYKGSGMSVLEMSHRSKDFDEIIKGAEATLRELMAIPDNYKVIFLQGGASLEFTMIPLNFAKGKKAYYLVGGSWGKKAYTEAVKLSKSFDFEPVLLGSTEDIVYAELPSFDKDSIDPNAAYVHLTTNNTIEGTALYSIPDTNGVPVIADMSSNILAARYNVEDFAMIYAGAQKNIGPAGVTVVIVREDFLNDEPVLSSMLDYRIQAENESLYNTPPAYSIYISKLVFEWVKEIGGVDEMEKLNREKSGLLYDYIDQSAFYSNPVRKPEERSVANIPFVSPSEELDAKFVKEATAAGFKNIKGHRSVGGMRASIYNAFPRQGVLDLIDFMKKFEAENA encoded by the coding sequence ATGACAATCTATAACTTTTCTGCAGGTCCTGCAGTCTTGCCAAAACCAGTCCTTGAAAAGGCTCAAGCGGAATTTCTTGACTACAAGGGGTCGGGCATGAGTGTGTTGGAGATGTCGCATCGCTCCAAAGACTTCGATGAGATTATTAAGGGAGCAGAGGCGACCCTTCGTGAGTTGATGGCTATTCCAGATAACTATAAGGTTATCTTTTTGCAAGGTGGAGCGTCTTTGGAATTTACTATGATTCCGCTCAACTTTGCCAAGGGCAAAAAAGCCTATTATTTGGTTGGGGGTTCATGGGGTAAAAAAGCCTATACAGAAGCTGTTAAGCTGTCCAAATCGTTTGATTTTGAACCAGTCTTACTGGGCTCAACCGAGGATATTGTATACGCGGAGTTGCCAAGTTTTGACAAGGATAGCATTGATCCAAATGCAGCCTACGTTCACTTGACGACGAACAATACTATTGAAGGAACGGCTCTCTACTCGATTCCGGATACCAATGGGGTACCGGTTATTGCGGATATGTCGTCCAATATTCTTGCTGCCCGCTACAATGTTGAAGACTTTGCCATGATTTATGCGGGTGCGCAGAAAAATATTGGCCCTGCTGGGGTGACAGTGGTGATTGTCCGCGAAGATTTCCTCAATGACGAGCCGGTTTTATCTAGCATGTTGGACTACCGTATTCAGGCAGAAAATGAGTCGCTGTATAATACACCGCCAGCCTATTCTATCTATATTTCCAAGTTGGTCTTTGAATGGGTCAAGGAAATCGGTGGAGTAGATGAGATGGAAAAACTCAACCGCGAAAAATCTGGTCTTCTCTACGACTATATTGACCAATCAGCCTTTTATAGCAATCCTGTCCGCAAGCCAGAAGAGCGCTCGGTTGCCAATATTCCTTTTGTATCGCCAAGCGAGGAATTGGATGCCAAGTTTGTCAAGGAAGCAACGGCAGCTGGTTTTAAAAATATTAAGGGTCACCGTTCTGTCGGTGGTATGCGGGCATCCATTTACAATGCCTTCCCGCGTCAGGGTGTGTTGGATTTGATCGACTTTATGAAGAAATTCGAAGCGGAGAATGCCTAA
- the rsmI gene encoding 16S rRNA (cytidine(1402)-2'-O)-methyltransferase: protein MKVQKSFKEQTGYGSLYLVPTPIGNLQDMTFRAVETLKEVDLIAAEDTRNTGLLLKHFTIATKQVSFHEHNAHEKIPGLLDLLKSGQSIAQVSDAGLPSISDPGHDLVEAALAEGITVIALPGASAGITALIASGLLPQPHVFYGFLPRKAGQQRQFFQSKQAYPETQIFYESPYRLADTLENMLTVYGDRQVVVVRELTKLYEEYQRGLISEILTYLADHPPKGECLLIVAGASDEQLPSADEVDLKSEVEKEMAKGLKPNQAIKEVAKRYQLKKQEVYDCYHGLG from the coding sequence ATGAAAGTACAGAAATCCTTTAAGGAACAGACGGGGTATGGTAGTCTTTATCTGGTGCCGACTCCGATTGGCAATCTTCAGGACATGACCTTTCGGGCCGTTGAAACCCTGAAAGAGGTTGACCTAATCGCAGCAGAAGATACGCGCAATACAGGCCTGTTACTCAAACACTTTACTATTGCTACCAAGCAGGTATCTTTTCATGAACACAATGCTCATGAAAAAATCCCGGGACTCCTCGACTTGCTCAAGTCTGGCCAGTCCATCGCCCAAGTGTCGGATGCTGGCTTGCCGTCCATCTCAGATCCTGGACATGACCTAGTGGAAGCAGCTTTGGCAGAAGGGATTACCGTGATTGCTCTACCCGGCGCCTCAGCCGGTATTACAGCTCTGATTGCTTCAGGACTTTTGCCTCAGCCTCATGTCTTCTACGGTTTTTTGCCACGAAAAGCAGGGCAGCAACGCCAATTTTTTCAGAGCAAACAAGCCTATCCAGAAACTCAAATCTTCTATGAATCGCCCTATCGTTTAGCAGATACATTGGAAAACATGCTGACTGTCTACGGCGACCGCCAAGTGGTGGTTGTCCGGGAACTAACCAAGCTTTATGAGGAGTACCAGAGGGGCTTGATTTCAGAAATCTTGACTTATTTGGCGGACCATCCACCAAAGGGAGAATGCCTGCTCATTGTTGCGGGTGCGAGTGATGAACAACTTCCATCAGCAGATGAGGTGGATTTGAAGTCTGAAGTAGAAAAGGAGATGGCTAAGGGGCTCAAACCTAATCAGGCCATCAAGGAAGTCGCCAAGCGCTACCAACTCAAAAAACAAGAAGTGTATGATTGTTACCACGGACTGGGTTAG
- the yabA gene encoding DNA replication initiation control protein YabA, with amino-acid sequence MDKKEIFDALDDFSQNLLMTLAEVDAIKKHLQGVIDENTALRLENSKLRERLEREEKSDSKSSNFGKENLENIYEDGFHICTFSYGQRRDNDEPCMFCVELLNRD; translated from the coding sequence ATGGACAAGAAAGAGATTTTTGATGCACTGGATGATTTTTCGCAAAATCTCCTGATGACCTTGGCAGAGGTAGATGCGATAAAAAAACACCTGCAGGGTGTGATTGATGAAAATACAGCCCTGCGACTGGAAAATTCCAAACTCAGAGAACGTTTGGAGAGAGAAGAAAAGAGTGACTCTAAGTCGTCTAACTTCGGTAAGGAAAACTTGGAAAATATCTATGAAGATGGCTTCCATATCTGCACCTTCTCCTATGGACAACGCAGAGACAATGATGAGCCATGTATGTTCTGCGTAGAATTATTGAATCGAGATTAA